One Micromonospora sp. WMMD812 genomic window carries:
- a CDS encoding XRE family transcriptional regulator encodes MPAEPAPPLATIAAALRRERDRVGISLTELARRAGIAKSTLSQLEAGTGNPSVETLWALGVALGVPFSRLVEPPQASVRVIRAGDGPRVRSEHADFTGTLLSAGSAHARRDVYLIDLEPGAVRTAEAHTPRSVEHVVVAAGRLRVGPEEDLVELGPGDYATFPGDAPHRYEALLPGTFAVLVMEHP; translated from the coding sequence ATGCCCGCCGAACCGGCTCCCCCGCTGGCCACCATCGCCGCCGCGCTGCGCCGCGAACGGGACCGGGTCGGCATCTCGCTCACCGAACTGGCCCGCCGGGCCGGCATCGCGAAGTCCACCCTCTCCCAGCTCGAGGCCGGCACCGGCAACCCCAGCGTCGAGACGCTCTGGGCGCTCGGTGTCGCGCTCGGCGTGCCGTTCAGCCGGCTGGTCGAGCCGCCGCAGGCATCCGTACGGGTGATCCGGGCCGGCGACGGCCCCCGGGTCCGCTCCGAACACGCCGACTTCACCGGCACCCTCCTCAGCGCCGGCTCGGCCCACGCCCGCCGGGACGTCTACCTCATCGACCTGGAGCCCGGCGCGGTACGCACCGCGGAGGCGCACACCCCGCGCAGCGTCGAGCACGTCGTGGTCGCCGCCGGCCGGCTCCGGGTCGGCCCCGAGGAGGACCTGGTCGAGCTGGGACCGGGCGACTACGCCACATTCCCCGGGGACGCGCCGCACCGGTACGAGGCCCTCCTGCCCGGCACCTTCGCAGTGCTGGTGATGGAACACCCCTGA
- a CDS encoding AzlD domain-containing protein, giving the protein MLIAVILALAAGTYGFRVAGVLLRDRLDLPEWARHLLPVGAAALLAALAATAALTEAGSFAGWARPAGVLVGVLLAWRRAPFVLVVVAAAATTALLRLAGLP; this is encoded by the coding sequence GTGCTGATCGCGGTGATCCTCGCGCTGGCCGCCGGCACCTACGGCTTCCGGGTCGCCGGGGTGCTGCTGCGGGACCGGCTCGACCTGCCGGAATGGGCCCGCCATCTGCTGCCGGTCGGCGCCGCCGCGCTGCTGGCCGCGCTGGCCGCCACCGCCGCGCTCACCGAGGCCGGCTCGTTCGCCGGCTGGGCGCGGCCGGCCGGGGTGCTGGTCGGCGTGCTGCTGGCCTGGCGGCGGGCGCCGTTCGTGCTGGTCGTGGTCGCGGCGGCGGCCACCACGGCGCTGTTGCGCCTGGCCGGCCTGCCCTGA
- a CDS encoding DUF3043 domain-containing protein — MPSLFRRKSADLVDEAVTSVTPDEASESARSRGYTPAKGRETPKRPTVGRRPGGTSSKPLSKEEARERRRELRAEAAAEFRREGGPRDRGPERLLARNVVDSRRTIGTWFFGGALIVLIGSNAAMPPVVRLVSNVLWGALALGVVVDSILISRKIGKLVRERFPKTEQRMGSLYLYAIMRSITFRRMRAPGPRVKIGDPV; from the coding sequence GTGCCGTCGTTGTTTCGCCGCAAGTCCGCCGACCTCGTCGACGAGGCCGTCACCTCCGTGACGCCCGACGAGGCGTCCGAGTCCGCCCGTTCGCGCGGCTACACACCGGCCAAGGGGCGCGAGACCCCCAAGCGGCCGACGGTGGGCCGGCGTCCCGGCGGCACGTCCAGCAAGCCGCTGAGCAAGGAGGAGGCGCGGGAGCGCCGCCGGGAGCTGCGGGCCGAGGCGGCCGCCGAGTTCCGCCGCGAGGGTGGCCCACGCGACCGCGGCCCTGAGCGCCTGCTGGCCCGCAACGTGGTCGACTCCCGGCGCACGATCGGCACCTGGTTCTTCGGCGGTGCGCTGATCGTGCTGATCGGGTCGAACGCGGCGATGCCCCCGGTGGTCCGGCTGGTCTCCAACGTGCTCTGGGGCGCGCTCGCCCTGGGCGTGGTGGTCGACTCGATCCTGATCTCCCGCAAGATCGGCAAGCTGGTCCGCGAGCGGTTCCCCAAGACCGAGCAGCGGATGGGCTCGCTCTACCTCTACGCGATCATGCGCTCGATCACCTTCCGCCGGATGCGGGCCCCGGGCCCCCGCGTCAAGATCGGCGACCCGGTCTGA
- the murA gene encoding UDP-N-acetylglucosamine 1-carboxyvinyltransferase has translation MTDDVLVVHGGTPLEGRIRVRGAKNLVSKAMVAALLGDSPSRLFDVPNIRDVEVVRGLLGLHGVKVTDGDEDGELVFDPANVESASTDQINVHAGSSRIPILFCGPLLHRLGHAFIPDLGGCHIGPRPIDFHLQALREFGATVDKRPEGLHLSAPNGLHGTKFALPYPSVGATEQVLLTAVMAEGVTELRNAAVEPEIIDLICVLQKMGAIIKVHTDRVIEIQGVPKLHGYTHRPIPDRIEAASWAAAALATRGHVEVLGAQQADMMTFLNIFRSVGGEYEVTDTRPPKLGDPGQEGGIRFWHPGGELKSVALETDVHPGFMTDWQQPLVVALTQARGLSIVHETVYEQRLGYTEALNSMGANIQVYRDCLGGTPCRFGRRNFKHSAVIAGPSKLHAADLVIPDLRAGFSHLIAALAAEGTSRVYGVDLINRGYEDFEAKLADLGAHAERP, from the coding sequence TTGACCGACGACGTCCTGGTCGTGCACGGAGGCACTCCGCTGGAAGGGCGGATCCGCGTGCGCGGCGCGAAGAACCTGGTCTCCAAGGCGATGGTCGCCGCGCTGCTCGGCGACAGCCCGAGCCGGCTGTTCGACGTGCCGAACATCCGCGACGTCGAGGTGGTCCGAGGCCTGCTCGGGCTGCACGGCGTCAAGGTGACCGACGGCGACGAGGACGGCGAGCTCGTCTTCGACCCGGCGAACGTCGAGAGCGCCAGCACCGACCAGATCAACGTGCACGCGGGATCCAGCCGGATCCCGATCCTGTTCTGCGGGCCGCTGCTGCACCGGCTGGGGCACGCCTTCATCCCCGACCTCGGCGGCTGCCACATCGGGCCCCGGCCGATCGACTTCCACCTCCAGGCGCTGCGCGAGTTCGGCGCCACCGTCGACAAGCGCCCCGAGGGCCTGCACCTGTCGGCGCCGAACGGGCTGCACGGCACCAAGTTCGCGCTGCCGTACCCGAGCGTCGGGGCGACCGAGCAGGTGCTGCTCACCGCGGTGATGGCCGAGGGCGTCACCGAGCTGCGCAACGCCGCGGTGGAGCCGGAGATCATCGACCTGATCTGCGTGCTGCAGAAGATGGGCGCGATCATCAAGGTGCACACCGACCGGGTGATCGAGATCCAGGGTGTGCCCAAGCTGCACGGCTACACGCACCGGCCGATCCCGGACCGGATCGAGGCGGCGAGTTGGGCCGCGGCCGCGCTGGCCACCCGCGGCCACGTCGAGGTGCTCGGCGCGCAGCAGGCGGACATGATGACCTTCCTGAACATCTTCCGCTCGGTCGGCGGCGAGTACGAGGTCACCGACACCCGGCCGCCGAAGCTGGGCGACCCGGGCCAGGAGGGCGGCATCCGGTTCTGGCACCCGGGCGGCGAGCTGAAGTCCGTCGCGCTCGAGACCGACGTGCACCCCGGTTTCATGACCGACTGGCAGCAGCCCCTCGTCGTGGCGCTCACCCAGGCCCGGGGCCTGTCGATCGTCCACGAGACGGTCTACGAGCAGCGGCTGGGCTACACCGAGGCGCTGAACTCGATGGGCGCCAACATCCAGGTCTACCGGGACTGCCTGGGCGGCACCCCGTGCCGCTTCGGCCGGCGCAACTTCAAGCACTCGGCGGTGATCGCCGGCCCGAGCAAGCTGCACGCGGCCGACCTGGTCATCCCGGACCTGCGGGCCGGGTTCAGCCACCTGATCGCGGCGCTGGCCGCCGAGGGCACCTCCCGGGTGTACGGCGTCGACCTGATCAACCGGGGCTACGAGGACTTCGAGGCGAAGCTCGCCGACCTGGGCGCGCACGCCGAACGTCCGTAA
- the nadA gene encoding quinolinate synthase NadA, protein MTSTWVEPSNTATALLLLGRGGDPSTERGVECPGDLPAPSDPDLVARAAAAKAALGTKVFVLGHHYQRDEVIQFADVTGDSFKLAREAAARPDAEYIVFCGVHFMAESADILTSDAQKVILPDLAAGCSMADMAVLGQVEAAWDALAELGIAEQTVPVTYMNSSADIKGFVGRHGGLVCTSSNAKRALDWAFEQGSKVLFLPDQHLGRNTAVLEMGYSLDDCVLYDPHKPNGGLTPQQLRDAKMILWRGHCSVHGRFTLDSVDDVRERVPGVNVLVHPECRHEVVTAADHVGSTEYIIKTIEAAPAGSAWAVGTELNLVRRLALAHPDKQIMFLDRAVCYCSTMNRIDLPHLVWALEELVAGRVVNQITVDPDTAHHARVALDQMLALPGADTPPPTAS, encoded by the coding sequence GTGACTTCGACCTGGGTAGAGCCCTCAAACACCGCCACGGCACTGCTGTTGCTCGGCCGGGGCGGCGACCCGTCCACCGAGCGCGGCGTGGAGTGTCCGGGCGACCTGCCGGCGCCGAGCGACCCGGATCTGGTGGCCCGGGCGGCGGCGGCGAAGGCGGCGTTGGGCACCAAGGTGTTCGTGCTGGGCCACCACTACCAGCGCGACGAGGTGATCCAGTTCGCCGACGTCACCGGCGACTCGTTCAAGCTGGCCCGGGAGGCGGCGGCCCGGCCGGACGCGGAGTACATCGTCTTCTGCGGCGTGCACTTCATGGCCGAGAGCGCCGACATCCTCACCTCCGACGCCCAGAAGGTGATCCTGCCCGACCTAGCCGCCGGCTGCTCGATGGCGGACATGGCGGTGCTGGGGCAGGTCGAGGCGGCCTGGGACGCGCTGGCCGAGCTGGGGATCGCGGAGCAGACCGTCCCGGTCACCTACATGAACTCCTCGGCGGACATCAAGGGCTTCGTGGGGCGCCACGGCGGGCTGGTCTGCACCTCGTCCAACGCGAAGCGGGCCCTGGACTGGGCGTTCGAGCAGGGGTCGAAGGTGCTCTTCCTGCCCGACCAGCACCTGGGCCGCAACACGGCCGTGCTGGAGATGGGCTACTCGCTGGACGACTGCGTGCTCTACGACCCGCACAAGCCGAACGGTGGGCTGACCCCGCAGCAGCTGCGCGACGCGAAGATGATCCTCTGGCGCGGGCACTGCTCGGTGCACGGCCGGTTCACCCTCGACAGCGTCGACGACGTCCGCGAGCGGGTGCCCGGGGTGAACGTGCTGGTCCACCCGGAGTGCCGGCACGAGGTGGTCACCGCGGCGGATCACGTTGGCTCCACCGAGTACATCATCAAGACCATCGAGGCGGCGCCGGCCGGCTCGGCCTGGGCGGTGGGCACGGAGCTCAACCTGGTGCGCCGGCTCGCGCTGGCCCACCCGGACAAGCAGATCATGTTCCTCGACCGGGCGGTCTGCTACTGCTCGACGATGAACCGGATCGACCTGCCGCACCTGGTCTGGGCGCTCGAGGAGCTGGTGGCCGGCCGCGTGGTGAACCAGATCACCGTCGACCCGGACACCGCCCACCACGCCCGGGTGGCACTGGACCAGATGCTCGCGCTGCCCGGCGCCGACACTCCGCCGCCGACCGCCAGCTGA
- a CDS encoding glycerate kinase — translation MCAATLLGMRVLLCPDKFAGTLPAPEVAAAVADGWRAVAAGDDLLIRPLADGGPGFLDVLADALEASRVPVRTVDPLGRPAGGEILLTVDGTAYLESAQACGLHLLGPDERDPKATTSYGLGLLVAAAVEHGARTVVIGLGGSGTNDGGAGMLTALGVTPLDEAGLALPYGGAALAAVARIDGAPRLRDTTLVAATDVDNPLLGLHGASNVFGPQKGADRADVLLLDAALERFAAVLERDLPGCPAGLGALPGGGAAGGLGAAILALGGRCESGIGLVTRAIDLDAALDDVDLVITGEGSFDHQSLRGKVVAGVAGAARDRGVPCVVVAGQVSTGRREAAAAGVTDAYSLVEHFGGEERGGLAAALDRPAEGLREVGSRLARQWSRAREV, via the coding sequence ATGTGTGCTGCCACACTGCTCGGCATGCGCGTGCTGCTCTGTCCGGACAAGTTCGCCGGCACCCTGCCCGCCCCGGAGGTGGCCGCCGCGGTGGCCGACGGCTGGCGGGCCGTCGCCGCCGGTGACGACCTGCTGATCCGGCCGCTCGCCGACGGCGGCCCGGGCTTCCTCGACGTCCTCGCCGACGCGCTGGAGGCCAGCCGGGTGCCGGTACGCACCGTCGACCCGCTCGGGCGGCCGGCGGGCGGTGAGATCCTGCTCACCGTCGACGGCACCGCGTACCTGGAGAGCGCTCAGGCCTGCGGCCTGCACCTGCTCGGGCCCGACGAGCGGGACCCGAAGGCGACCACCTCGTACGGGCTGGGGCTGCTGGTCGCCGCCGCGGTGGAACACGGCGCCCGGACCGTGGTGATCGGGCTGGGCGGCTCGGGCACCAACGACGGCGGCGCGGGCATGCTCACCGCGCTCGGCGTCACCCCGCTCGACGAGGCCGGCCTCGCCCTGCCGTACGGCGGCGCCGCGCTGGCCGCGGTCGCCAGGATCGACGGCGCGCCCCGGCTGCGTGACACCACGCTGGTCGCCGCCACCGACGTGGACAACCCGCTGCTCGGCCTGCACGGCGCGAGCAACGTGTTCGGCCCGCAGAAGGGCGCGGACCGGGCCGACGTGCTGCTGCTCGACGCCGCGCTGGAACGCTTCGCGGCGGTGCTGGAGCGGGATCTGCCCGGCTGCCCGGCCGGCCTCGGCGCGCTGCCCGGCGGCGGGGCGGCCGGCGGCCTCGGCGCGGCGATCCTCGCCCTCGGGGGCCGCTGCGAGTCCGGCATCGGCCTGGTCACCCGCGCCATCGACCTCGACGCCGCGCTGGACGACGTCGACCTCGTGATCACCGGAGAGGGTTCCTTCGACCACCAGTCGCTGCGCGGCAAGGTGGTGGCCGGGGTGGCCGGGGCCGCCCGGGACCGGGGGGTGCCGTGCGTGGTCGTCGCCGGCCAGGTGAGCACCGGGCGGCGCGAGGCCGCCGCGGCGGGCGTGACCGACGCGTACAGCCTGGTGGAGCACTTCGGGGGCGAGGAGCGCGGCGGCCTCGCGGCCGCGCTCGACCGGCCCGCCGAGGGCCTGCGCGAGGTGGGCTCGCGGCTGGCCCGGCAGTGGAGCCGCGCGCGGGAGGTGTGA
- the erpA gene encoding iron-sulfur cluster insertion protein ErpA, whose product MTTPAQTESTEAKAATSVVLTDVAAQKVKALIEQEGRDDLRLRVAVQPGGCSGLRYQLFFDERSLDGDIVTDYDGVEVVVDRMSNPYLAGATIDFADRIDAQGFTIDNPNAGSSCACGDSFS is encoded by the coding sequence GTGACCACGCCAGCGCAGACCGAGTCGACCGAGGCCAAGGCCGCCACGTCCGTCGTCCTCACCGACGTCGCGGCGCAGAAGGTCAAGGCCCTGATCGAGCAGGAAGGCCGCGACGACCTGCGGCTCCGCGTCGCGGTGCAGCCCGGCGGCTGCTCCGGCCTGCGGTACCAGCTCTTCTTCGACGAGCGTTCGCTCGACGGTGACATCGTCACCGACTACGACGGTGTCGAGGTCGTCGTCGACCGGATGAGCAACCCCTACCTGGCCGGTGCCACGATCGACTTCGCCGACCGGATCGACGCCCAGGGCTTCACCATCGACAACCCCAACGCGGGCAGCTCCTGCGCCTGTGGTGACTCGTTCAGCTGA
- a CDS encoding carbohydrate kinase family protein, translating to MKIAVTGSIATDHLMSFPGRFADQLIADQLHNVSLSFLVDDLVLRRGGVAANIAFGMGQLGLRPVLVGAVGADFADYRSWLERHGVDCASVHVSEVAHTARFVCTTDTDMCQIASFYAGAMSEARNIELAPVAQRLDGLDLVLVGANDPEAMLRHSAECRERGYPFAADPSQQLARMPGEDVVALIDGADYLMTNDYEKSLLQSKAGLSDEQLLDRVKIRVTTLGKHGVEIAGRDFDPIHVPIAREIRAVDPTGVGDGFRAGFFTALSWGLGLERAAQVGSLLATLVLETVGTQEYQVRRDLFVKRLAESYGDVAADEVRPHLLP from the coding sequence ATGAAGATCGCGGTGACCGGTTCCATCGCCACCGATCATTTGATGAGCTTCCCCGGCCGCTTCGCCGACCAGCTCATCGCCGATCAGCTGCACAACGTGTCGCTCTCCTTCCTGGTGGACGACCTGGTGCTGCGGCGCGGCGGCGTGGCGGCGAACATCGCGTTCGGCATGGGGCAGCTCGGCCTGCGCCCGGTCCTGGTCGGCGCGGTCGGCGCCGACTTCGCCGACTACCGCTCCTGGCTCGAACGGCACGGCGTGGACTGCGCGTCGGTGCACGTCAGCGAGGTGGCGCACACCGCCCGCTTCGTCTGCACCACCGACACCGACATGTGCCAGATCGCCTCGTTCTACGCCGGCGCCATGAGCGAGGCGCGCAACATCGAGCTCGCCCCGGTGGCCCAGCGGCTCGACGGGCTCGACCTGGTCCTGGTGGGCGCGAACGACCCCGAGGCGATGCTGCGGCACTCGGCCGAGTGCCGGGAGCGCGGCTACCCCTTCGCGGCGGACCCCTCCCAGCAGCTGGCCCGGATGCCCGGCGAGGACGTGGTCGCGCTGATCGACGGCGCTGACTACCTGATGACCAACGACTACGAGAAGTCCCTGCTGCAGAGCAAGGCGGGCCTCAGCGACGAGCAGCTGCTGGACCGGGTCAAGATCCGGGTCACGACGCTCGGCAAGCACGGCGTGGAGATCGCCGGCCGCGACTTCGACCCGATCCACGTGCCGATCGCGCGGGAGATCCGGGCGGTCGACCCGACCGGCGTCGGTGACGGCTTCCGCGCCGGCTTCTTCACCGCCCTCTCCTGGGGCCTCGGTCTGGAGCGGGCCGCCCAGGTGGGTTCCCTGCTCGCCACGCTGGTGCTCGAGACGGTCGGCACGCAGGAGTACCAGGTGCGCCGCGACCTGTTCGTCAAGCGGCTCGCCGAGTCGTACGGCGACGTGGCCGCCGACGAGGTCCGCCCGCACCTGCTGCCCTGA
- a CDS encoding sulfurtransferase TusA family protein, with protein MTVPDEVLDCRGQRCPLPVIAVARRLPELPVGTVVRVLADDPAAAVDIPAWCRMRGQEFVGRVAGPDGPAYDVRRQH; from the coding sequence GTGACGGTGCCGGACGAGGTGCTCGACTGCCGCGGGCAGCGCTGCCCGCTGCCGGTGATCGCGGTGGCCCGGCGGCTGCCGGAGCTGCCGGTCGGCACGGTGGTCCGGGTGCTGGCCGACGATCCGGCGGCGGCGGTGGACATCCCCGCCTGGTGCCGGATGCGCGGCCAGGAGTTCGTCGGCCGGGTCGCCGGCCCGGACGGCCCCGCCTACGACGTCCGCCGCCAGCACTGA
- a CDS encoding aminotransferase class V-fold PLP-dependent enzyme, protein MSASPVYLDAATAAPLHPVARQALLAALDDGWADPGKLYTQARRARQLLDAARGATAETLGVRPDELSFTASGTAAAHAAVLGGLAGRRRVGRTFVHSTIEHSAVLHAAERHVAGGGTATSVPVDRLGGLDVDGWAAAVRAPGVALAALIAASHEVGTLQPVAEAAAACADVDVPLYVDGAQAVGRVPVPAGWSVLTASAHKWGGPAGVGLLVVRKGTRWESPYPADDREAGRTPGALNLPAVVAAAASLRAVAADAVAEAARLAPLVDLIRARVAAEVPDVEVVGDPQRRLPHLVTFSCLYVDGEALLHALDRRGFAVSSGSSCTSSTLRPSHVLEAMGVLSHGNVRVSLHRETSAADVERFLAELPGIVADLRAEAGVVGL, encoded by the coding sequence GTGAGCGCTTCCCCGGTCTACCTGGACGCGGCCACCGCCGCGCCGCTGCATCCGGTCGCCCGGCAGGCGCTGCTGGCCGCCCTCGACGACGGCTGGGCCGACCCGGGCAAGCTCTACACGCAGGCCCGCCGGGCCCGCCAACTCCTCGACGCGGCGCGAGGCGCGACCGCGGAGACCCTGGGCGTACGCCCCGACGAGCTCTCCTTCACCGCCAGCGGCACGGCCGCCGCGCACGCGGCGGTGCTCGGTGGCCTGGCCGGGCGCCGCCGGGTGGGGCGGACCTTCGTGCACTCGACGATCGAACATTCGGCCGTGCTGCACGCCGCCGAACGGCACGTGGCGGGCGGGGGCACCGCGACCTCGGTGCCGGTCGACCGGCTCGGCGGACTGGACGTGGACGGGTGGGCGGCCGCGGTCCGCGCGCCGGGGGTGGCGCTCGCCGCGCTGATCGCCGCGAGTCACGAGGTGGGCACGCTCCAGCCGGTGGCCGAGGCCGCCGCCGCGTGCGCCGACGTCGATGTGCCGCTGTACGTGGACGGCGCCCAGGCGGTGGGTCGGGTGCCGGTGCCGGCGGGCTGGTCCGTGCTGACCGCCAGCGCGCACAAGTGGGGTGGTCCGGCCGGTGTGGGTCTGCTCGTGGTGCGCAAGGGCACCCGCTGGGAGTCGCCGTATCCGGCCGACGACCGGGAGGCCGGCCGTACGCCCGGGGCGTTGAACCTGCCGGCGGTGGTCGCGGCGGCGGCGAGCCTGCGCGCGGTGGCGGCCGACGCCGTGGCCGAGGCGGCCCGGTTGGCGCCGCTGGTGGACCTGATCCGCGCCCGGGTGGCGGCGGAGGTCCCGGACGTGGAGGTGGTCGGCGACCCGCAGCGCCGCCTGCCGCACCTGGTCACGTTCTCCTGTCTGTACGTCGACGGCGAGGCGCTGCTGCACGCGCTGGACCGACGCGGCTTCGCGGTCTCCTCCGGCTCGTCCTGCACCTCCTCGACGCTGCGACCGTCGCACGTGCTGGAGGCGATGGGCGTGCTCTCGCACGGCAACGTGCGGGTGTCGCTGCACCGGGAGACGTCGGCGGCGGATGTCGAGCGGTTCCTCGCCGAGCTGCCCGGGATCGTCGCCGACCTGCGGGCCGAGGCGGGGGTGGTGGGGCTGTGA
- the coxB gene encoding cytochrome c oxidase subunit II, which produces MVARSSEVRPSAVRHSASPGAGGRRGRGAGRLAGLGLGGVALLVLLTGCDVGATFDGFGWPQGGISPESHRMYDLWIASCIAALAVGVFVWGLIFWCVVRYRKRGNDLPVQTRYNMPMEFLYTIAPILIVSVLFYYTAIVQTDVNKTSRNPDVTVEIVAFKWNWQFNYRDGQGVDANTVASTLGTSEVIPILVLPTDRSIRFEETSRDVIHSFWVPEMLFKRDVMPGKIRNVFEVERLDTEGAYVGRCAELCGTYHAFMNFELRVVSPEQYDQFLAAKQAGRTTQEALSAIGEDPYAQTTSPFDTRRTKNNFNPDDLPAGS; this is translated from the coding sequence GTGGTCGCAAGGAGTTCGGAGGTACGGCCGTCGGCCGTACGGCACAGCGCTTCCCCAGGAGCCGGTGGGCGCCGGGGGCGTGGTGCCGGTCGTCTCGCCGGGCTCGGTCTCGGCGGTGTGGCGCTGCTGGTCCTGCTCACGGGCTGTGACGTCGGCGCGACGTTCGACGGCTTCGGCTGGCCGCAGGGCGGCATCTCCCCGGAGTCGCACCGGATGTACGACCTGTGGATCGCGTCCTGCATCGCGGCGCTCGCGGTCGGCGTGTTCGTCTGGGGCCTGATCTTCTGGTGCGTCGTGCGCTACCGGAAGCGGGGCAACGACCTGCCGGTGCAGACCCGCTACAACATGCCGATGGAGTTCCTCTACACCATCGCGCCGATCCTGATCGTCTCCGTGCTCTTCTACTACACGGCGATCGTGCAGACCGACGTCAACAAGACGTCGCGGAACCCCGACGTCACCGTCGAGATCGTCGCGTTCAAGTGGAACTGGCAGTTCAACTACCGCGACGGCCAGGGCGTGGACGCCAACACCGTCGCCTCGACGCTCGGCACCAGCGAGGTCATCCCGATCCTGGTCCTGCCGACCGACCGGTCCATCCGGTTCGAGGAGACCAGCCGGGATGTCATCCACTCGTTCTGGGTGCCGGAGATGCTGTTCAAGCGGGACGTCATGCCCGGCAAGATCCGCAACGTGTTCGAGGTCGAGCGCCTGGACACCGAGGGCGCCTACGTCGGCCGCTGCGCCGAGCTGTGCGGCACCTACCACGCGTTCATGAACTTCGAGCTGCGCGTCGTCTCGCCCGAGCAGTACGACCAGTTCCTCGCGGCCAAGCAGGCCGGCCGGACCACGCAGGAAGCGCTGAGCGCGATCGGCGAGGACCCGTACGCGCAGACGACCAGTCCGTTCGACACCCGGCGTACGAAGAACAACTTCAACCCGGACGACCTGCCGGCCGGAAGCTGA
- a CDS encoding cytochrome c oxidase subunit 4, whose amino-acid sequence MKTEWRIFLIIAGFLAGATVLYGAWTHGESGNVEWVGTVALLLSFLLCSMCGGFFWFVSRRIDLRPEDRPDAEIADGAGEIGFFSPGSYWPFGLALAAAIAGLGLVFWQFWLLGAGLVAVIFAACGLLFEYYTGTRRTAEH is encoded by the coding sequence ATGAAGACCGAGTGGCGTATCTTCCTGATCATCGCCGGGTTCCTCGCCGGCGCGACCGTCCTCTACGGCGCGTGGACGCACGGCGAGTCCGGCAACGTCGAATGGGTCGGCACGGTGGCCCTGCTGCTGTCCTTCCTGCTGTGCTCGATGTGCGGGGGCTTCTTCTGGTTCGTCTCCCGCCGGATCGACCTCCGCCCCGAGGACCGTCCGGACGCGGAGATCGCCGACGGCGCCGGTGAGATCGGCTTCTTCAGCCCGGGCAGCTACTGGCCGTTCGGCCTGGCGCTCGCCGCCGCCATCGCGGGTCTCGGCCTGGTGTTCTGGCAGTTCTGGCTGCTCGGCGCCGGCCTGGTGGCGGTCATCTTCGCCGCCTGCGGGCTGCTCTTCGAGTACTACACCGGCACCCGGCGCACCGCCGAGCACTGA
- the trpD gene encoding anthranilate phosphoribosyltransferase produces MGDRTWPHLLNALLRGEELSTADTAWAMGEIMAGSATAAQVAGFAVGLRAKGETSAELAGLVEAMLGRAVPVTLSEELRSTALDVVGTGGDLAHTVNISTMAALVVAGAGVRVVKHGNRAASSSCGTADLLEFLGVPLDLDPDGVARCVTEAGIGFCFAARFHPGMRHTGPVRRELGVPTVFNFLGPLTNPARPRAGAVGCFDPRMAPVMAGVFAARGDSVLVMRGEDGLDEFTTAAPTRVWVAQGGTVREAVLDATDLGVARSTLADLRGGDAAFNAGVARRFLAGEPGPVRDAVLVNAAAALATQGPLDGDLTDALRAGLARAAEAVDSGAAAAALDRWIEVARTS; encoded by the coding sequence ATGGGCGATCGGACCTGGCCGCACCTGCTCAACGCGCTGCTGCGCGGCGAGGAGCTCTCCACCGCCGACACCGCCTGGGCGATGGGCGAGATCATGGCCGGCTCGGCCACCGCCGCGCAGGTCGCCGGGTTCGCAGTCGGGCTGCGGGCCAAGGGCGAGACGTCCGCCGAGCTGGCCGGCCTGGTCGAGGCGATGCTCGGCCGGGCGGTCCCGGTCACCCTCTCCGAGGAGCTGCGTTCCACCGCCCTGGACGTGGTGGGCACCGGCGGTGACCTCGCCCACACGGTCAACATCTCCACCATGGCCGCGCTGGTGGTCGCCGGCGCCGGCGTACGCGTCGTCAAGCACGGCAACCGCGCCGCCTCCTCCTCCTGCGGCACCGCCGACCTGCTGGAGTTCCTCGGCGTACCGCTGGATCTCGATCCGGACGGGGTCGCCCGCTGCGTCACCGAGGCCGGCATCGGGTTCTGCTTCGCGGCCCGGTTCCACCCGGGCATGCGACACACCGGCCCGGTCCGGCGCGAGCTGGGCGTGCCCACGGTGTTCAACTTCCTCGGCCCGCTGACCAACCCGGCCCGACCCCGGGCCGGCGCGGTCGGCTGCTTCGACCCGCGGATGGCCCCGGTGATGGCCGGCGTGTTCGCCGCCCGGGGCGACTCGGTGCTGGTGATGCGCGGCGAGGACGGGCTCGACGAGTTCACGACCGCCGCACCGACCCGCGTCTGGGTGGCGCAGGGCGGCACCGTCCGGGAGGCGGTGCTCGACGCGACCGACCTCGGGGTGGCCCGGTCCACCCTCGCCGACCTGCGCGGCGGCGACGCGGCCTTCAACGCCGGCGTGGCGCGCCGGTTCCTGGCCGGCGAGCCCGGCCCGGTCCGGGACGCGGTGCTGGTCAACGCCGCCGCGGCGCTGGCTACCCAGGGCCCGCTGGACGGCGACCTGACCGACGCGCTGCGCGCCGGCCTGGCCCGCGCCGCCGAGGCGGTCGACTCCGGCGCGGCGGCGGCCGCGCTCGACCGCTGGATCGAGGTCGCCCGCACCTCCTGA